A genomic segment from Desulfovibrio legallii encodes:
- a CDS encoding NCS2 family permease: MSLLETFFRPEAKGSTVKRELLAGLTSFMAMCYLIFVVPNMLADAGMPREGAVAATIWVTIIATLIMGLWARFPVGVAPGLGITAFFAYYVCGPAGYTWQTGLGAVFISGVVFLLLTVTRVRQMIIKAVPMDLKYAIVVGIGAFIAFIGMKSCGIVVDSPSTFVTLGNLAQPSTLLSVLGIFLIGGLLALNVPGAMIIGILAVTLLGIALGITRLPEDSVFSFSLPLPTETFLQMDLKGALHHGLISIIFTLTMVDLFDNMGVLIGLAQKAGFVRKDGHIENLDRALITDSLATMTSAALGATTATSYLESAAGVAEGGRTGLTAVTIAALFFLALFVTPLVGLVPAYATAPVLIIVGALMMQEVGRIHFDDFTVALPAFLTIMSMPLTFNIATGFGFGFVSWVGIKLLAGRFRDVNPMMLIIAGCFVVNFALRLG; this comes from the coding sequence ATGAGCCTGTTGGAAACTTTTTTCCGTCCTGAGGCCAAAGGCAGCACGGTAAAACGAGAGCTGCTGGCCGGGCTGACCAGCTTTATGGCCATGTGCTACCTCATCTTTGTGGTGCCCAACATGCTGGCGGATGCGGGCATGCCCCGCGAAGGGGCCGTGGCCGCCACCATCTGGGTAACCATTATTGCCACCCTGATCATGGGGCTTTGGGCGCGCTTTCCCGTGGGCGTCGCGCCGGGCCTGGGCATTACGGCCTTTTTCGCCTACTACGTCTGCGGCCCCGCGGGCTATACCTGGCAGACGGGCCTGGGCGCGGTGTTCATCTCCGGCGTGGTCTTTCTGCTCCTTACCGTGACCCGCGTGCGTCAGATGATCATTAAGGCCGTGCCCATGGACCTCAAATACGCCATCGTGGTGGGCATCGGGGCCTTTATCGCCTTTATCGGCATGAAGAGCTGCGGCATTGTGGTGGACAGCCCCTCCACCTTTGTCACCCTGGGCAATCTGGCCCAGCCTTCCACCCTGCTTTCGGTGCTCGGCATCTTTCTCATCGGCGGCCTGCTGGCGCTCAACGTGCCCGGCGCCATGATCATCGGCATTCTGGCCGTCACGCTCCTCGGCATCGCCCTGGGCATCACTCGCCTGCCCGAAGACAGCGTCTTTTCTTTCAGCCTGCCCCTGCCTACGGAAACCTTTCTGCAGATGGATCTCAAGGGTGCGCTGCACCACGGGCTTATCTCCATCATCTTCACCCTGACCATGGTAGACCTTTTCGACAACATGGGCGTGCTTATCGGCCTGGCGCAGAAGGCGGGCTTTGTGCGCAAGGACGGGCATATCGAAAATCTGGACCGCGCACTGATCACCGATTCCCTGGCCACCATGACCAGCGCGGCCCTGGGGGCCACCACGGCCACCAGCTATCTGGAAAGCGCTGCGGGCGTGGCTGAAGGCGGCCGCACCGGCCTTACGGCCGTGACCATTGCCGCGCTTTTCTTTCTGGCCTTGTTCGTCACGCCCCTGGTGGGCCTGGTGCCCGCCTACGCCACGGCCCCGGTGCTCATCATCGTGGGCGCGCTCATGATGCAGGAGGTGGGGCGCATCCATTTTGACGACTTTACTGTGGCCCTGCCCGCCTTTCTTACCATCATGAGCATGCCGCTTACCTTCAACATCGCCACGGGCTTCGGCTTCGGCTTCGTGAGCTGGGTGGGCATTAAGCTCCTGGCCGGACGCTTTCGGGACGTGAACCCAATGATGCTCATCATTGCCGGCTGCTTTGTGGTCAACTTTGCCCTGCGGCTCGGGTAG
- the lepB gene encoding signal peptidase I, translating to MATLLQSSVRPKKPLWREYGEALLVALVLALFIRTFIVQAFKIPSESMLETLQVGDHLLASKFAYGVKIPFTHTYVWRGDDPQKGDVIIFEYPNNPSVDYIKRIIGTPGDVIEVRNKQLYRNGQPVRESYIRFTQPGIVEPVRDNFGPVTVPPDKYFVMGDNRDNSRDSRFWGFVDRAAIRAKAWRIYWSWGGLSDIRWSRLGQKIQ from the coding sequence ATGGCTACGCTGCTGCAATCGTCCGTACGCCCCAAAAAGCCGCTCTGGCGCGAGTATGGCGAGGCCCTTCTGGTGGCCCTGGTCCTGGCGCTGTTTATCCGCACCTTTATCGTGCAGGCCTTTAAGATCCCGTCCGAATCCATGCTTGAGACCCTACAGGTGGGCGACCACCTGCTGGCCAGCAAGTTCGCCTACGGCGTCAAGATTCCCTTCACCCACACCTATGTGTGGCGGGGGGACGACCCGCAAAAGGGCGACGTCATCATCTTTGAGTACCCCAATAACCCTAGCGTGGACTACATCAAGCGCATTATCGGCACGCCCGGCGACGTCATTGAAGTGCGCAACAAACAGCTTTACCGCAACGGCCAGCCAGTGCGCGAAAGCTATATCCGCTTTACCCAGCCCGGCATTGTGGAGCCCGTGCGGGACAACTTCGGCCCCGTCACCGTGCCGCCGGACAAATACTTCGTCATGGGCGACAACCGCGACAACTCCCGGGATTCCCGCTTCTGGGGCTTTGTGGACCGCGCCGCCATCCGGGCCAAGGCCTGGCGCATCTACTGGTCCTGGGGCGGGCTGAGCGACATCCGCTGGAGCCGCCTGGGGCAAAAAATTCAATAG
- a CDS encoding YifB family Mg chelatase-like AAA ATPase: MVVRLLSGGVEGVDAYPVELEVDCVRQGLPGFTMVGLAEAAVREAKDRVFAALRAANFRLPPARITVNLAPAWRRKNGANYDLPLAVGLLAAAGLLPAERCTGLYLAGELSLSGQIRPVSGILPLALLARARGARGILVPPGNSAEAAVVRGLEVFAPRDLAQCAAFLAGAETLEPLSPPPEGQPAPICGLDYAEVKGQEAAKRALEVAAAGGHNVLLLGPPGSGKTMLAQRLPTILPPLSFEEALEVTKIYSVAGLLPPDAGIVRQRPFRAPHHTISDVALVGGGSVPRPGEVSLAHRGVLFLDELPEFHKTALEALRQPLENGTAAIARASHRVVFPAACMLVAAMNPCPCGYYGDPTHQCTCRPDQRARYRARLSGPLLDRIDVHVEAPAVAYADFREANSSGADSAAMRRRVLAARQRQRQRYGPEGPRCNAELSGRLLEQHCALDAAGHALMEGAVNRLGLSARACARVLRMARTIADLEAADRITPDHLAEAVSLRVLDRGGE; this comes from the coding sequence ATGGTGGTCCGGCTGCTGAGCGGCGGCGTGGAGGGCGTGGACGCCTACCCCGTGGAGCTGGAAGTGGACTGCGTGCGCCAGGGGCTGCCGGGCTTCACCATGGTGGGCCTGGCCGAAGCCGCCGTGCGCGAGGCCAAGGACCGCGTCTTCGCCGCGCTCCGCGCCGCCAATTTCCGCCTGCCGCCCGCCCGCATCACCGTCAACCTGGCTCCGGCCTGGCGGCGCAAAAACGGCGCTAACTACGATCTGCCCCTGGCCGTGGGTCTGCTGGCCGCCGCGGGCCTCCTGCCTGCGGAGCGCTGCACCGGCCTCTACCTGGCCGGGGAGCTTTCCCTCTCCGGCCAGATCCGCCCCGTAAGCGGCATCCTGCCCCTGGCCCTGCTGGCCCGCGCCCGCGGGGCGCGCGGCATCCTCGTCCCTCCCGGCAACAGCGCCGAAGCCGCCGTAGTGCGCGGCCTGGAGGTTTTTGCCCCGCGCGACCTCGCCCAGTGCGCCGCCTTCCTGGCCGGGGCCGAAACCCTGGAGCCCTTGTCCCCGCCCCCTGAGGGACAGCCCGCCCCGATCTGCGGCCTGGACTACGCCGAAGTCAAAGGACAGGAGGCCGCCAAGCGCGCCCTGGAGGTAGCCGCCGCAGGCGGGCACAACGTGCTGCTGCTGGGCCCCCCCGGCAGCGGCAAGACCATGCTGGCCCAGCGCCTGCCCACCATCCTCCCGCCCCTGAGCTTTGAAGAAGCCCTGGAAGTCACCAAAATCTACAGCGTGGCCGGCCTGCTGCCTCCGGACGCGGGCATCGTGCGCCAACGGCCTTTCCGCGCGCCGCACCACACCATTTCGGACGTGGCCCTGGTGGGCGGCGGCAGCGTGCCCCGGCCCGGCGAAGTGAGCCTGGCCCACCGGGGCGTGCTCTTTCTGGACGAACTGCCAGAATTCCACAAAACCGCCCTGGAAGCCCTGCGCCAGCCCCTGGAAAACGGCACGGCGGCCATTGCCCGCGCCAGCCACCGCGTGGTCTTCCCCGCGGCCTGCATGCTGGTGGCGGCCATGAATCCCTGCCCCTGCGGCTACTACGGCGACCCCACCCACCAGTGCACCTGCCGCCCGGACCAGCGGGCCCGCTACCGCGCACGCCTCTCCGGCCCTCTGCTGGACCGCATCGACGTGCATGTGGAAGCGCCCGCCGTGGCCTATGCGGACTTCCGCGAGGCCAACAGCTCCGGGGCCGATTCAGCCGCCATGCGCCGCCGCGTGCTGGCCGCCCGGCAACGCCAGCGCCAACGCTACGGCCCTGAAGGCCCGCGCTGCAACGCCGAGCTCTCCGGCCGGCTGCTGGAACAACACTGCGCCCTGGACGCCGCAGGCCACGCCCTTATGGAAGGCGCGGTCAACCGCCTGGGCCTCTCGGCCCGCGCCTGCGCCCGCGTCCTGCGCATGGCCCGCACCATCGCCGACCTGGAAGCCGCCGACCGCATCACCCCGGACCACCTGGCCGAAGCCGTCTCCCTGCGCGTCCTGGACCGCGGGGGCGAATAA
- a CDS encoding N-6 DNA methylase: protein MSERGIRVSGGGGAGALLQKAFSPAGTLAPAAPAPLTPSAACSYPRGLTQPAGGLRFGLDALLLAAFVVRRLRAWPGRRGLAAVDLGCGCGAALLGLGLGSPRVWGLGLEREPALAAAAEENIARLGLTARMRARCLELEDVAALRALRGPEGQPLCARADVVLANPPYEQAGRPSPDPLRERALRSDNGAALEVFCRAAGLLLRHKGHFFCCYDARALPRLCQALRAAGLGLRLALPVRARQTDPAWLVLAAAQKGAADDLRLEAPLTLHRGPAPTKQGPAAGRGADARAGCSGTGSEASGPAWTAAARRFCPWLDRQGDLG, encoded by the coding sequence ATGTCAGAACGTGGAATAAGAGTTTCAGGGGGTGGGGGTGCGGGGGCCCTGCTTCAAAAGGCTTTTTCCCCCGCGGGCACCCTTGCTCCCGCCGCCCCCGCGCCGCTCACGCCCTCCGCCGCCTGCAGCTATCCTCGTGGACTGACGCAACCTGCGGGGGGGCTGCGCTTCGGGCTGGACGCGCTGCTGCTGGCGGCCTTTGTTGTGCGGCGGCTGCGGGCCTGGCCGGGGCGGCGCGGGCTCGCGGCCGTGGATCTGGGCTGCGGCTGCGGGGCGGCCCTGCTGGGCCTGGGGCTGGGCTCGCCGCGGGTGTGGGGGCTGGGCCTGGAGCGCGAGCCCGCCCTGGCGGCCGCCGCGGAAGAGAATATTGCCAGGCTGGGGCTGACGGCACGCATGCGCGCGCGCTGTCTGGAGCTGGAGGATGTTGCGGCCCTGCGGGCCCTGCGGGGGCCGGAAGGGCAACCGCTCTGCGCCCGTGCGGACGTGGTGCTGGCCAATCCGCCCTATGAGCAGGCCGGGCGGCCTTCGCCGGACCCGCTGCGGGAGCGGGCCCTGCGTTCCGACAACGGTGCGGCGCTGGAGGTTTTCTGCCGCGCCGCCGGGCTGCTGCTGCGGCACAAAGGGCATTTTTTCTGCTGTTATGACGCGCGGGCCCTGCCGCGGCTGTGCCAGGCCCTGCGCGCGGCGGGCCTGGGCCTGCGGCTGGCGCTGCCCGTGCGGGCGCGGCAAACGGACCCGGCCTGGCTGGTGCTGGCGGCGGCGCAGAAGGGCGCGGCGGACGATCTGCGCCTGGAAGCGCCGCTGACCCTGCACCGTGGGCCCGCGCCGACAAAACAAGGCCCGGCCGCAGGCAGGGGCGCAGACGCAAGGGCAGGGTGCAGCGGAACCGGATCCGAAGCCTCTGGGCCGGCCTGGACGGCGGCGGCCCGACGATTTTGCCCCTGGCTGGACCGGCAGGGGGATTTGGGATAA
- a CDS encoding UvrD-helicase domain-containing protein has protein sequence MTFIADLHIHSRFSRATSKALTPRHLAAWARCKGIDVLGTGDFTHPQWRAELAEQLEPDAASGLYRLRSAPEALEGLPEDLGAAGAGQGPLFLLQTEISSIYKRLGQVRKIHNLVFVPTLEDAERLSLRLAQIGNLASDGRPILGLDSRDLLEIVLECAPAGVMIPAHVWTPWFALFGSKSGFDRLEDCYGDLSDHIFALETGLSSDPAMNRMVSALDGYALISNSDAHSGANLGREANLFAGQPSYAGLFAALRAAARRQDQGGLSCRFLGTVEFYPDEGKYHLDGHRACHVVLEPREARELGDICPVCGKPLTVGVLHRVLDLADRGAPARLTREPEARSVIPLPEVLGEILGVGAGSRKVRERYAALLRALGPELDILCRLPEADLRAHWEPLGEAVARMRSGRVIRQGGYDGEYGVVRVFSPEELTDLRGGALLPGFKSTSRKRAARTETAASAPTRAREAGDVAQATSAPTRSDAHTPPTGKAHGMGQAEPLSGPAAAPFAAATAARPMTFSPEQTAALRAGPEPTLVLAGPGAGKTRVLVGRLAWLVEQGARPQDILAVTFTRRAAGELRERLAAALPDLPAPPRCDTLHGLAWSRMREELGAAAPTLLGEDAALGLFRAANPELTARAAREMWAACSLARETGATAPANTALGAPFAAAAPPLPDPATALARYTERKKAAGPGFVDYADLLEWWLAQARQLPESQKTVHLLVDEVQDLSPVQLELLRALLPADGQGFFGIGDPDQAIYGFRGVAGQSEDSLRRIWPGLRTRRLGRSYRASQRVLDMAQGLLGGTGRCGALTAAQNLSAELRLFSAPDEKAEARWVAQRVRALLGATAHTLMDQAKADDMAGLAGALTPGDIAVLVRLKAQMPPLRAALEQAGVPCATPAEDSFWQDTACARLLTLLATHCGFAEWPAPEDSEAATAAIWPWDAAPPAPQEMRAWLGAQPWAGEPCLQGRAWRQLCRLWGQAGSWPAFFAQLAWLQEAELVRGKAEQVQILTLHASKGLEFQAVFLPGLEDGLLPLRRERLITAPEGSTPEKPGPANAAPGPSASACAAPAIHNAAAPAGAEAALAEERRLLYVGLTRAARMLCVSHCRQRVLYGKTLRLPPSPFLADIRRFCRASALTPHRRRLQSPLSLLPE, from the coding sequence ATGACGTTTATTGCGGATCTGCACATCCATTCGCGCTTTTCACGGGCCACAAGCAAGGCGCTCACGCCCCGGCACCTGGCGGCCTGGGCGCGCTGCAAGGGCATTGACGTTCTGGGCACCGGCGATTTCACCCACCCCCAATGGCGGGCGGAACTGGCGGAACAGCTGGAACCGGACGCGGCCAGCGGCCTGTACCGACTGCGGAGCGCGCCGGAAGCCCTGGAGGGCCTGCCAGAAGACCTGGGCGCGGCAGGGGCGGGGCAGGGGCCGCTCTTTCTGCTCCAGACGGAAATCAGCTCCATCTACAAGCGCCTGGGGCAGGTGCGCAAAATCCACAACCTGGTCTTTGTGCCCACCCTGGAGGATGCGGAGCGCCTTTCCCTGCGCCTGGCGCAGATCGGCAACCTGGCCTCGGACGGTCGCCCCATCCTGGGTCTGGATTCGCGCGACCTGCTGGAAATTGTGCTGGAATGCGCGCCCGCCGGGGTCATGATCCCGGCGCACGTCTGGACGCCCTGGTTCGCGCTCTTCGGTTCCAAATCCGGCTTTGACCGGCTGGAAGACTGCTACGGCGACCTTTCCGACCATATCTTTGCGCTGGAAACGGGCCTTTCTTCCGATCCGGCCATGAACCGCATGGTCAGCGCCCTGGACGGCTACGCGCTCATTTCCAATTCCGACGCCCATTCCGGGGCCAACCTGGGGCGCGAGGCCAATCTTTTTGCGGGGCAGCCCTCCTATGCTGGCCTGTTTGCGGCCCTGCGCGCCGCCGCCCGGCGTCAGGACCAGGGCGGCCTTAGCTGCCGCTTCCTGGGCACGGTGGAATTTTATCCGGATGAAGGCAAATACCACCTGGACGGGCACCGCGCCTGCCATGTGGTGCTGGAGCCGCGCGAGGCGCGGGAACTGGGCGACATCTGCCCCGTGTGCGGCAAGCCGCTCACCGTGGGCGTGCTGCACCGCGTGCTGGATCTCGCCGACCGCGGGGCCCCGGCCAGGCTCACGCGCGAACCTGAGGCGCGCTCCGTCATCCCGCTGCCTGAGGTGCTGGGCGAAATTCTGGGCGTGGGCGCGGGCTCGCGCAAGGTGCGGGAGCGCTACGCCGCCCTGCTGCGCGCCCTGGGGCCGGAGCTGGACATCCTCTGCCGCCTGCCCGAAGCGGACCTGCGCGCCCACTGGGAACCCCTGGGCGAGGCCGTGGCCCGCATGCGCAGCGGCCGGGTTATTCGCCAGGGCGGCTATGACGGCGAATACGGCGTAGTGCGCGTCTTTTCGCCCGAAGAACTGACCGACCTGCGCGGCGGCGCGCTCCTGCCGGGCTTCAAGTCGACAAGCCGCAAACGCGCGGCGCGGACGGAAACCGCGGCCAGCGCCCCCACCCGCGCCCGTGAGGCCGGCGACGTGGCGCAGGCGACATCCGCACCGACGCGCTCGGACGCGCACACGCCGCCGACAGGCAAAGCCCACGGCATGGGGCAGGCAGAGCCCCTGTCTGGCCCCGCGGCCGCGCCCTTCGCCGCTGCAACGGCCGCGCGGCCCATGACCTTTTCCCCGGAGCAGACCGCCGCCCTGCGGGCCGGGCCGGAACCGACCCTGGTCCTGGCCGGCCCCGGCGCGGGCAAGACGCGCGTGCTGGTAGGCCGCCTGGCCTGGCTGGTGGAGCAGGGGGCCCGGCCACAGGATATCCTGGCCGTCACCTTCACCCGTCGGGCCGCCGGGGAGCTGCGCGAGCGTCTGGCCGCAGCCCTGCCGGACCTGCCTGCGCCGCCGCGCTGCGACACGCTGCACGGCCTAGCCTGGAGCCGTATGCGCGAGGAACTGGGCGCAGCGGCCCCCACCCTGCTGGGCGAGGACGCGGCCCTGGGGCTGTTCCGCGCCGCCAATCCGGAACTTACGGCCCGCGCGGCCCGCGAAATGTGGGCGGCCTGCAGCCTGGCGCGGGAAACGGGCGCCACAGCCCCGGCAAATACGGCCCTGGGCGCTCCCTTCGCCGCAGCGGCCCCCCCGCTGCCGGACCCGGCCACGGCCCTGGCCCGCTACACGGAACGAAAAAAAGCGGCCGGCCCCGGCTTCGTGGACTATGCCGACCTGCTGGAATGGTGGCTGGCACAGGCCCGGCAACTGCCGGAATCGCAAAAAACCGTCCACTTGCTGGTGGACGAAGTACAGGATCTTTCGCCCGTCCAGCTGGAGCTGCTCCGGGCGCTTCTGCCTGCCGACGGCCAGGGCTTTTTCGGCATAGGCGATCCGGACCAGGCCATCTACGGCTTTCGCGGCGTGGCCGGACAAAGCGAAGACAGCCTGCGGCGCATCTGGCCCGGCCTGCGCACGCGCCGCCTGGGGCGGAGCTACCGCGCCAGCCAGCGCGTGCTGGACATGGCCCAGGGCCTGCTGGGCGGCACGGGCCGCTGCGGCGCGCTCACGGCCGCGCAAAACCTTTCTGCGGAACTGCGTCTGTTCAGCGCGCCGGACGAAAAAGCCGAAGCCCGCTGGGTGGCCCAGCGCGTGCGCGCCCTCCTGGGAGCCACAGCCCACACCCTTATGGACCAGGCCAAAGCCGACGACATGGCCGGCCTGGCGGGCGCGCTCACGCCCGGCGACATTGCGGTGCTGGTGCGCCTTAAAGCGCAGATGCCGCCCCTGCGCGCCGCCCTGGAACAGGCCGGTGTGCCTTGCGCCACCCCGGCCGAAGACAGCTTCTGGCAGGATACGGCCTGCGCCCGGCTGCTGACTCTGCTGGCGACGCATTGCGGTTTTGCGGAATGGCCTGCGCCGGAAGACAGCGAGGCCGCAACGGCGGCGATATGGCCGTGGGACGCTGCGCCGCCAGCGCCGCAGGAAATGCGCGCCTGGCTTGGCGCGCAGCCCTGGGCCGGGGAACCCTGCCTGCAGGGCCGGGCCTGGCGGCAGCTCTGCCGCCTGTGGGGGCAGGCCGGTTCCTGGCCCGCCTTTTTCGCCCAACTGGCCTGGCTGCAGGAAGCCGAGCTTGTGCGGGGCAAGGCCGAGCAGGTGCAGATCCTGACCCTGCACGCATCCAAGGGCCTTGAATTTCAGGCGGTATTTCTTCCTGGCCTGGAGGACGGGCTGCTGCCCCTGCGCCGGGAACGCCTGATTACCGCGCCAGAAGGCTCCACGCCGGAGAAGCCCGGCCCCGCAAACGCAGCGCCGGGCCCATCCGCATCCGCCTGCGCCGCGCCTGCGATCCACAACGCCGCAGCGCCTGCGGGCGCGGAGGCCGCCCTGGCCGAAGAACGCCGCCTGCTCTATGTGGGCCTTACCCGCGCGGCCCGCATGCTCTGCGTCAGCCACTGCCGCCAGCGCGTCCTCTACGGCAAAACCCTGCGCCTGCCGCCCTCGCCCTTTCTGGCAGACATCCGCCGCTTCTGCCGCGCCAGCGCCCTTACCCCCCACCGCCGCCGTCTGCAGAGCCCCCTTTCCCTGCTGCCGGAGTAG
- the tyrS gene encoding tyrosine--tRNA ligase, which yields MTDIDRQMATIKRGVAELIDEGELRKKLARGTPLRVKVGFDPTAPDLHLGHTVVMHKMRHFQELGHQVIFLIGDFTGRIGDPSGRSETRPPLTEEQVIANAETYKKQVFKILDPEKTEVAFNAAWLGAMNAADFIRLASCCTVARMMERDDFEKRFREQRPISIHEFLYPLCQGYDSVALKADVEMGGTDQKFNLLMGRTLQAHYGQESQCILTMPLLEGTDGVRKMSKSYGNYIGIDEAPDQIFGKVMAISDDLMWRYYELLSSKSLENIAALKADVAAGRVHPKAAKETLAHEMVARYHSPKDADEAQQGFNAVFAGGGVPDAMPEHACDKGEASTPPAFLEAAGLVKSRGEAKRLIKEGALSVDGQRCDDPLTPFSPGAYVVKLGKKRFLKLLVR from the coding sequence ATGACGGATATCGACCGCCAGATGGCCACCATCAAGCGTGGCGTGGCCGAACTTATCGACGAGGGCGAACTGCGCAAAAAACTGGCGCGCGGCACGCCCCTGCGCGTGAAGGTGGGTTTTGACCCCACCGCCCCGGACCTGCACCTGGGCCACACCGTGGTCATGCACAAGATGCGCCATTTTCAGGAGCTGGGCCACCAGGTCATCTTCCTCATCGGCGATTTCACCGGCCGCATCGGCGATCCCTCCGGCCGTTCCGAAACCCGCCCCCCCCTCACGGAAGAGCAGGTCATAGCCAATGCGGAGACCTACAAAAAACAGGTCTTCAAAATTCTGGATCCGGAAAAGACGGAAGTGGCCTTCAATGCCGCATGGCTGGGCGCCATGAACGCCGCGGACTTCATCCGCCTGGCCTCCTGCTGCACTGTGGCCCGCATGATGGAACGCGACGACTTTGAAAAACGCTTCCGCGAGCAGCGCCCCATCTCCATCCACGAATTTCTCTACCCCCTCTGCCAGGGCTACGATTCCGTGGCCCTCAAGGCTGACGTGGAAATGGGCGGCACGGACCAGAAGTTTAACCTGCTCATGGGCCGCACCCTGCAGGCCCACTACGGCCAGGAAAGCCAGTGCATCCTCACCATGCCCCTGCTGGAAGGCACGGACGGTGTGCGCAAGATGTCAAAATCCTACGGCAATTACATTGGCATCGACGAGGCCCCCGACCAGATTTTCGGCAAGGTCATGGCCATTTCCGATGATCTCATGTGGCGCTACTATGAGCTGCTCTCCAGCAAATCCCTGGAAAATATCGCCGCCCTTAAGGCTGACGTGGCCGCCGGGCGCGTCCACCCCAAGGCCGCCAAGGAAACCCTGGCCCACGAGATGGTCGCCCGCTACCACAGCCCCAAAGATGCGGACGAGGCCCAGCAGGGCTTCAACGCCGTGTTTGCCGGCGGCGGGGTGCCCGACGCCATGCCCGAACACGCCTGCGACAAGGGCGAAGCCAGCACCCCCCCAGCCTTCCTCGAAGCCGCCGGGCTGGTCAAAAGCCGCGGCGAAGCCAAGCGCCTGATCAAAGAAGGCGCGCTCTCCGTGGATGGTCAACGCTGCGACGACCCGCTCACCCCCTTCAGCCCCGGCGCCTACGTCGTCAAACTGGGCAAAAAGCGTTTCCTCAAACTGCTGGTGCGTTGA
- a CDS encoding DUF721 domain-containing protein, whose amino-acid sequence MHISRYTHIVNGAALHPAQGGVPVARRKRKRTAASGPVPVGEALAGVFAGLGLDPAAAAQRARLQSLWEHWEAVMGPDLAPLARPLGHRRDLLLVGAEDAMLAQDLHYLSPELLERANAFMEAPVFQSVRVSLLLGKDGLDVAAAAPLPPSRTRPVGRSVPLPRPSGDRLAGMDPASPVARAYALFAGRRPRGRG is encoded by the coding sequence ATGCACATATCAAGATATACGCATATAGTCAATGGGGCGGCCTTGCATCCCGCCCAGGGGGGCGTACCGGTGGCCCGCCGCAAGCGTAAGCGCACGGCGGCGTCGGGGCCTGTGCCCGTGGGCGAGGCCCTGGCCGGGGTGTTTGCCGGGCTGGGGCTGGACCCGGCCGCAGCGGCGCAGCGCGCGCGTCTGCAAAGCCTGTGGGAGCATTGGGAAGCCGTCATGGGGCCGGATCTGGCCCCCCTGGCGCGGCCCCTGGGGCACCGGCGGGATCTGCTGCTTGTCGGCGCGGAAGACGCCATGCTGGCGCAGGATCTGCACTATCTGAGCCCGGAGCTGCTGGAGCGGGCCAATGCGTTTATGGAAGCGCCCGTGTTTCAGAGCGTGCGCGTCTCTCTGCTGCTGGGCAAGGACGGGCTGGACGTGGCGGCCGCAGCCCCCTTGCCGCCCTCGCGCACCAGGCCCGTGGGGCGCAGCGTCCCCCTGCCCCGCCCCAGCGGCGACCGCCTGGCGGGCATGGACCCGGCCTCGCCCGTGGCGCGGGCCTATGCCCTGTTTGCCGGGCGCAGGCCGCGCGGGCGGGGGTGA
- a CDS encoding ArsR/SmtB family transcription factor codes for MDNGTALLCFKALSDETRLRLVHILLHYELSVNELVHILDMGQSRVSRHLKILTEAGLLASRRDGLWVFYAVPKAGEKHDLLGALLRFVQPDAHMRADLAMAAQMLEERARKTRQFFNAIAENWDELNNAVLGDFDLPTAVCAAVPQGCGTAVDLGCGTGAVLERLLPLAGGVIGVDGSARMLEICRRRFSPQDLAAERVSLRIGDLSHLPLRDHEADFACINLVLHHLSQPAEALDEIRRILPPGGRLFVADFLRHTDEAMRNRYGDRWLGFAEDALTADLRKAGFALQSTVRKPVGRGLTLLLLQATATEGPAH; via the coding sequence ATGGACAATGGCACGGCCCTGCTCTGCTTCAAGGCGCTTTCCGATGAAACCCGTTTGCGGCTGGTGCATATCCTGCTGCATTATGAGCTTTCGGTCAACGAACTGGTCCACATTCTGGATATGGGCCAGTCGCGCGTGTCGCGCCATCTGAAGATCCTTACCGAAGCGGGGCTACTGGCCTCGCGCCGGGACGGGTTGTGGGTTTTTTACGCCGTGCCCAAGGCGGGCGAAAAGCACGATCTGCTGGGCGCCCTGCTGCGCTTTGTGCAGCCGGACGCCCACATGCGGGCGGACCTTGCCATGGCCGCCCAGATGCTGGAGGAACGCGCCCGCAAGACCCGCCAGTTTTTCAACGCCATTGCCGAAAACTGGGATGAGCTCAACAACGCGGTGCTGGGCGATTTTGATCTGCCGACAGCCGTCTGCGCCGCGGTGCCCCAGGGCTGCGGCACGGCCGTGGACCTGGGCTGCGGCACCGGGGCCGTGCTGGAGCGGCTGCTGCCCCTGGCCGGCGGGGTCATCGGCGTGGACGGCTCGGCCCGCATGCTGGAAATCTGCCGCCGCCGCTTTTCCCCGCAGGATCTGGCGGCGGAGCGCGTTTCCCTGCGCATTGGCGACCTGAGCCACCTGCCCCTGCGCGACCACGAGGCGGACTTTGCCTGCATCAACCTTGTGCTGCACCACCTTTCACAGCCCGCCGAAGCTCTGGACGAGATCCGGCGCATCCTGCCCCCAGGGGGACGGCTGTTTGTGGCGGATTTTCTGCGCCACACGGATGAAGCCATGCGCAACCGTTACGGCGACCGCTGGCTGGGCTTTGCCGAGGACGCCCTGACCGCCGACCTGCGCAAAGCGGGCTTTGCCCTCCAGAGCACGGTCCGCAAGCCCGTAGGCCGGGGCCTG